Proteins from a genomic interval of Candidatus Nanosynbacter sp. HMT-352:
- a CDS encoding RluA family pseudouridine synthase: MKILPRTVLKIARLYKLADDNTPVKALRRLEIQTDESHVFAEFILNKQHFVLLYGSIIDEESIDDLWMEKPDNAEILPNPLDPEFIETPFQGKYVMMFKISPTKVRLDIYLSTKFDTTISRSLWQKYIKAGYVSVNNKVVTTPKFEVDETDEIALNLPEKEQADVDLPILYEDDDVIVVNKPSGLLTHAKGGLSDEPTVAEIIRPKTSFATDTDRPGIVHRLDRDTSGLLIIAKNPESAVHLQRQFAERIAKKTYIAITDGKPKLNAAKIDLPIGRNPSAPSTFRIDPNGKPAQTTYHVLAENDTQSLVELKPTTGRTHQLRVHLAHLNAPILGDRVYGKSSDCRMMLHAQKLEIILPSGERKVFEAAVPDEFKKFFPEDL, from the coding sequence GTGAAAATATTACCTCGAACAGTGCTGAAAATAGCTAGATTATACAAACTGGCGGACGACAATACGCCCGTCAAGGCGCTGCGTCGGCTGGAAATTCAAACGGACGAGTCGCACGTTTTTGCGGAATTTATTTTGAATAAGCAGCATTTTGTGCTGCTTTACGGCTCGATTATTGACGAAGAATCTATTGACGATCTATGGATGGAAAAACCAGATAATGCCGAGATTTTGCCGAATCCACTAGACCCAGAATTTATCGAAACGCCGTTCCAGGGAAAATATGTCATGATGTTCAAAATTTCGCCAACCAAAGTGCGCTTGGATATTTATTTATCGACCAAATTCGACACGACAATTTCTCGAAGTCTTTGGCAAAAATATATAAAAGCTGGATACGTTTCGGTCAATAATAAGGTTGTGACGACGCCAAAATTTGAGGTTGATGAAACTGATGAGATTGCGCTTAATTTGCCAGAAAAAGAGCAGGCGGACGTTGATTTGCCGATTTTATACGAAGATGATGATGTGATTGTCGTTAATAAACCAAGCGGGTTGCTGACACACGCAAAGGGCGGACTTTCTGACGAGCCGACGGTTGCGGAAATAATTCGCCCGAAGACTTCGTTTGCGACGGACACGGATCGTCCGGGAATTGTTCATAGGCTTGACCGCGACACTTCGGGGCTGTTGATTATCGCCAAAAACCCAGAATCTGCCGTGCACCTACAGAGGCAATTTGCCGAGCGAATTGCTAAGAAAACTTACATAGCGATAACCGACGGCAAGCCAAAGTTGAATGCCGCAAAGATTGATCTACCAATTGGTCGCAATCCTTCGGCGCCGAGCACGTTCCGCATAGATCCGAACGGGAAACCAGCTCAGACGACTTACCATGTTTTGGCGGAAAATGACACTCAGTCACTTGTGGAATTGAAGCCGACCACTGGTCGAACTCATCAATTACGCGTCCATTTGGCGCATCTGAATGCACCGATTCTTGGCGATCGAGTTTACGGAAAGTCTTCAGATTGTCGTATGATGTTGCATGCTCAAAAATTAGAGATAATTTTGCCGTCTGGCGAGAGAAAAGTTTTTGAAGCCGCAGTTCCTGACGAATTCAAGAAATTCTTCCCAGAGGATTTATAG
- a CDS encoding AAA family ATPase: MSEVIISARDAQKISQISSQLPHALLVIADYGLDGLGVAQILAKNSDTFHLKPLPEKQTISVDQIRELISTLRTYTINRRVIIIDEADLMTEPSQNAFLKALEEPNKNTNFILVAKNPKLMLDTVRSRCQTLALHKTTSAQDKELLEKYNLDPASSQQILFLAAGRPLLIKELAENPEKFAEYRQLAIDAKQILATNREYDTFKNLAKYFSDRQKAILLTDIIVNMIRFQSLSRGINPSLEDQLEKTTSVASALKSNANVRLALTQLVI; encoded by the coding sequence ATGTCTGAAGTGATTATATCCGCTCGAGACGCTCAAAAAATCAGCCAGATTTCATCGCAATTGCCTCACGCGCTTTTGGTGATTGCGGATTACGGGCTTGATGGACTAGGCGTGGCTCAAATTCTAGCAAAAAATAGTGATACTTTTCATCTGAAACCGCTTCCAGAAAAGCAGACCATATCTGTTGATCAAATTCGCGAACTCATCTCTACGCTCCGAACTTACACCATAAATCGTCGAGTTATTATCATTGACGAAGCTGATTTAATGACCGAGCCGTCGCAAAATGCATTCCTAAAAGCGCTGGAAGAACCGAATAAAAATACCAATTTTATCCTTGTCGCAAAAAACCCGAAGTTGATGCTCGACACTGTTAGATCTCGTTGTCAGACGTTGGCACTTCATAAAACGACATCCGCTCAGGATAAAGAACTGCTTGAAAAGTACAATTTAGACCCCGCCTCTAGCCAGCAAATTCTTTTCTTAGCTGCAGGGCGACCATTGTTGATTAAAGAATTGGCGGAAAATCCAGAAAAATTCGCCGAATATAGACAATTAGCCATCGATGCAAAGCAAATTTTAGCCACAAATCGAGAATACGACACGTTTAAGAATCTCGCCAAATACTTTTCTGACCGCCAAAAAGCGATATTACTTACGGACATTATAGTAAATATGATTCGCTTTCAATCTTTATCGCGCGGAATAAATCCGTCGCTTGAAGATCAACTTGAAAAAACCACCTCTGTTGCGAGCGCGTTAAAATCTAACGCCAACGTCAGGCTGGCGCTGACGCAACTTGTGATATAA
- a CDS encoding tetratricopeptide repeat protein, giving the protein MFGLLLILILMIWAIFYHPSIKETGDLPTKITNKLDQLWEIAQESIRENKYLRAEKALLTILRVDEKNATAYNRLGILYAKQRAYKDAIECFEIAQSLEPSASSLHNVGLIYYETENYEKASLAFEQALEMEDDLAARYIAYAKVQEKIGNTKKVINALEKAVELEPIPQTLKILAEAYDNAGQAELAEELRKKATKMLTPTAPSKKADASRPRQQRKIHQPRKIVM; this is encoded by the coding sequence ATGTTTGGATTACTCCTCATTCTGATTTTAATGATTTGGGCGATTTTTTATCATCCGTCAATCAAAGAAACTGGCGATTTGCCAACAAAGATTACTAATAAACTTGATCAGTTATGGGAAATTGCCCAGGAATCAATTCGTGAGAATAAATATTTGCGAGCGGAAAAAGCTCTGCTGACAATTTTACGAGTCGACGAGAAAAACGCCACGGCGTACAACCGCTTGGGGATTTTATATGCCAAGCAGCGCGCATACAAAGACGCCATCGAGTGTTTTGAGATTGCCCAGAGTTTGGAGCCAAGCGCTTCCAGCCTTCATAACGTCGGCTTAATTTACTACGAAACAGAGAATTATGAAAAGGCGTCGCTAGCATTCGAGCAAGCACTGGAGATGGAAGATGATTTGGCAGCACGCTACATCGCTTACGCTAAGGTTCAGGAAAAAATAGGGAACACGAAGAAGGTTATTAATGCATTGGAAAAGGCTGTCGAGTTAGAGCCGATTCCTCAGACGTTGAAGATTTTAGCGGAAGCATATGACAATGCCGGACAGGCTGAATTAGCTGAAGAATTACGCAAGAAAGCTACAAAAATGCTAACTCCGACGGCACCGTCAAAGAAAGCCGACGCGTCACGTCCACGCCAACAGCGCAAAATCCATCAACCACGAAAAATAGTTATGTAA
- a CDS encoding Eco57I restriction-modification methylase domain-containing protein yields the protein MNDDKKIIKTTKRIYPQIYSYTLPDIPANKGWQKVGYTERKDVDSRILEQTKTAAVKLRYEKLWSASSFSNATHEFFKDKDLHKYYIKNGIKKSKKQDDGGLGEEWFYFNGTPEKSKELFDDYANGNLFSRSSEKSPYKLRKEQERAVSQTLAYAESHQTTDFSSPNKEAEFLWNAKPRFGKTLSSYDFAKKFDAKNVLIVTNRPAIANSWFDDFDKFIDGYYFISTADSLKERETLSRYDFLNKANSSSEDKQITFLSLQDLKGGKVFGGPHNKLKWVADLNWDLLIIDEAHEGVDTDRTNEAFGKIKRRFTLHLSGTPFKAIADGHFKDNQIFNWTYIDEQKAKQEELKNLDDSGDHVNLPDMRLFTYKMSDIISDRLEKGMEMDDENIDYAFELNEMFATDTSGKFVHENDISTFLNQLTSNEKYPFSTPELRDQLKHTFWLVGNRVASAKAMEKMLRHHPVFSEYKIVLAAGNGRSSRSDNNSSEDEMKDTAANEKALSRVKKAIKENDRTITLSVGQLTTGVTIKEWSAVLMLSDIKSESLYMQAIFRSQNPYEFIDNNGNLCRKKSAYVFDFSPNRVLKVYDKFANSLLADVARGEATEKIREQNVAELLNYFPVLAEDESGKMIELDAEQVLTFPKAIVAKEVVNRGFVTNLLFVNINNVFNIPSEVIAALNKAPSTSDTDKQTKSEEVQHDPDRKKNRDHRISVNKDKLLGNKVYTSRMQDIVLSAVDSDMEADEIVEKITADCMPEISEILGKYKDFYSPSKAELDSIKNGLREKVKEAAEEFVSGDIADRIAQDKLADSLANIIEKDLPNDTVIHKEEDNYEKEEKSEMDQIRRKLRTFTRAIPSFIMAASTDVDKITLDNIEDTVSDKDFEELFTEKDSEPFTKDDFRKIRGPWTNPETGETFEGFFDRYTFNAAIREFEEKRQEIADYLSPGAKEDIFSYIRPLKTNQIFTPRIVVNKMLDLLEENNPGIFEDPNATFADLYVKSGLYLTEIAKRLNRGLESKIPDKSERVKHILEKQLYGFAPTNIIYNIARKYIYGTFSGIDDSNLKQLDLTDAFKKGETLNMKFTAVVGNPPYQGGQQGASHYALPVYHNFMSAAYAIADKAILITPARFLFNAGQTPKEWNEKMLNDEHLSVLEYYNDGKDIFPNTDIKGGVSITYRDTSKKFGTIKHFTIFPELNSILKKVSSYSVKKNVGDIIYVCSKFNLGALTSDYPEYQNRERRMSSNVLKLKMFNDDRQNISDITIYGVINNKRTIKYIKSEYVDCTAKNITKYKVILPKAEGSGKFGEIVTNPTVIAPQCGYTHTFYGIGAFENEEHAKNVLVYVKTKFARALLSVLKVTQNVNADTWRCVPLQDFTNNSDIDWSKSIEEVDKQLYKKYDLSDKEIAFIEEKVRPME from the coding sequence ATGAATGATGATAAGAAAATAATAAAAACCACAAAGAGGATTTATCCTCAAATATACTCTTATACTCTGCCAGATATTCCAGCAAATAAAGGTTGGCAAAAAGTCGGATATACAGAACGTAAAGACGTTGATTCGCGAATATTAGAACAGACTAAGACTGCGGCTGTAAAATTGCGATATGAGAAATTGTGGAGTGCTAGTTCTTTTTCTAACGCAACTCACGAATTCTTCAAGGACAAAGATCTTCACAAATATTACATAAAGAATGGAATCAAGAAGAGTAAAAAACAGGACGATGGCGGATTAGGTGAAGAGTGGTTTTACTTCAATGGTACGCCAGAAAAATCTAAAGAATTGTTTGATGATTACGCTAATGGCAATTTATTCAGTCGATCTTCCGAGAAAAGTCCGTATAAGTTGAGAAAGGAGCAAGAACGTGCCGTTTCTCAAACCCTTGCTTATGCAGAATCTCACCAGACTACAGATTTTTCTTCGCCAAATAAAGAAGCGGAATTTTTATGGAACGCAAAACCGCGTTTTGGTAAAACTCTCTCTTCTTACGATTTTGCAAAAAAATTCGATGCTAAGAATGTTTTGATAGTTACTAATCGTCCAGCAATCGCTAATTCGTGGTTTGATGATTTCGATAAATTTATTGACGGATATTATTTTATTTCGACTGCGGATTCATTGAAAGAGCGTGAAACTTTGTCTAGGTATGATTTTCTCAATAAAGCCAATTCATCAAGTGAGGATAAACAGATAACTTTCTTAAGTCTACAGGACTTAAAGGGTGGTAAAGTTTTTGGTGGACCACACAATAAATTAAAATGGGTGGCGGATCTTAATTGGGATTTGTTAATTATAGATGAGGCTCATGAAGGTGTTGATACAGATAGGACTAATGAAGCTTTTGGAAAAATTAAACGCAGGTTCACGCTGCACTTATCTGGAACGCCTTTTAAGGCGATAGCGGATGGACATTTTAAGGATAATCAGATATTCAACTGGACTTATATTGATGAGCAAAAAGCTAAGCAGGAAGAATTGAAAAATCTGGACGATTCGGGTGATCATGTCAATTTGCCAGATATGAGGTTATTTACCTACAAGATGTCCGATATTATCTCTGATCGGCTTGAAAAAGGCATGGAGATGGATGATGAAAATATCGATTATGCTTTTGAGCTGAATGAGATGTTTGCAACAGACACAAGTGGCAAGTTCGTTCATGAGAATGATATTTCAACATTCTTAAATCAATTAACTTCAAATGAAAAATATCCATTCTCGACTCCTGAATTAAGAGACCAGTTAAAGCACACGTTTTGGTTGGTAGGAAACCGTGTTGCTTCAGCGAAGGCTATGGAGAAAATGTTGCGCCATCACCCAGTATTTAGTGAATATAAAATAGTGCTTGCCGCGGGCAATGGAAGGTCTTCTCGGTCTGACAATAATTCATCTGAAGATGAAATGAAGGATACTGCAGCTAACGAGAAAGCCTTGAGCAGGGTTAAGAAGGCTATCAAGGAGAATGATCGCACCATAACTTTATCTGTCGGACAATTGACAACTGGAGTTACCATTAAAGAGTGGTCTGCTGTGCTTATGTTGTCTGATATTAAATCTGAGTCGCTGTATATGCAGGCAATATTCCGTTCTCAGAATCCGTATGAATTTATAGATAATAATGGCAATCTCTGTCGTAAAAAGTCGGCTTACGTCTTTGATTTCTCGCCGAATCGCGTGCTTAAAGTTTATGACAAGTTCGCCAACAGTCTATTGGCGGACGTAGCCAGAGGTGAAGCTACAGAAAAAATCAGAGAGCAGAACGTAGCAGAATTACTGAACTACTTCCCTGTCTTGGCGGAAGATGAATCTGGTAAGATGATCGAATTGGATGCAGAGCAAGTTTTGACTTTCCCTAAAGCCATCGTCGCGAAGGAGGTCGTTAACCGCGGTTTTGTTACTAATTTGTTATTTGTAAACATTAACAATGTCTTTAACATCCCTTCTGAGGTGATTGCAGCATTAAATAAGGCTCCTTCAACTAGCGATACTGATAAGCAGACTAAAAGTGAAGAAGTTCAGCACGATCCAGATCGTAAAAAGAATCGAGATCACAGAATATCTGTAAATAAGGATAAGCTGCTCGGTAATAAGGTTTACACTTCAAGAATGCAGGATATTGTGTTGTCTGCGGTTGATTCGGATATGGAGGCGGACGAGATTGTTGAAAAAATTACCGCTGACTGCATGCCTGAAATATCTGAAATCCTTGGGAAATATAAAGATTTCTATTCTCCTTCAAAGGCAGAGCTTGACAGTATTAAAAATGGGCTCCGTGAAAAGGTCAAAGAAGCGGCAGAAGAGTTTGTGTCTGGCGATATAGCAGACAGAATAGCTCAGGATAAGTTAGCGGATAGCCTGGCGAATATCATTGAGAAAGATCTCCCTAACGATACCGTCATTCATAAAGAAGAGGATAATTACGAAAAAGAAGAAAAGTCTGAAATGGACCAAATTAGGAGGAAATTGCGCACATTTACTCGCGCTATTCCTTCATTCATTATGGCTGCCAGCACAGATGTAGATAAAATCACGTTAGATAACATCGAGGATACCGTTTCTGACAAGGATTTTGAGGAATTATTTACAGAAAAAGACAGCGAACCATTTACAAAAGACGATTTCCGTAAAATTCGCGGCCCATGGACAAATCCAGAAACCGGCGAAACATTTGAAGGATTTTTTGATCGCTATACATTTAACGCCGCCATTCGAGAGTTTGAGGAGAAGCGACAGGAAATTGCGGATTACCTTTCCCCTGGCGCCAAAGAAGACATTTTCTCTTACATTCGCCCATTAAAAACAAATCAGATTTTTACACCAAGGATAGTTGTAAATAAAATGCTTGATTTGTTGGAAGAAAATAATCCTGGCATATTTGAAGATCCAAATGCGACATTTGCGGATTTATATGTAAAGAGTGGTCTATACCTTACAGAAATAGCAAAGAGGTTAAACAGAGGACTTGAGAGTAAAATACCAGATAAGTCGGAAAGAGTAAAACACATCCTTGAGAAACAGCTTTATGGGTTTGCGCCAACGAATATTATCTACAATATCGCACGTAAATATATTTACGGGACATTTTCAGGCATTGATGATAGTAATCTTAAGCAATTAGATTTAACTGACGCGTTTAAAAAGGGAGAGACGTTAAATATGAAATTTACAGCAGTAGTTGGAAATCCGCCGTATCAAGGAGGCCAACAGGGAGCCAGTCATTATGCACTTCCGGTATATCATAACTTCATGAGTGCCGCCTATGCCATAGCGGATAAAGCTATTCTAATCACGCCAGCTCGATTCTTGTTTAATGCCGGACAAACACCAAAGGAATGGAACGAAAAAATGTTAAATGACGAGCATCTTAGTGTGCTTGAATACTATAATGACGGTAAAGATATATTTCCTAATACAGACATCAAGGGGGGAGTGTCAATAACGTATAGAGATACTAGTAAAAAATTTGGTACTATTAAACATTTTACTATATTCCCTGAACTGAATAGTATCTTAAAAAAAGTATCATCTTACTCAGTTAAGAAAAATGTAGGTGATATTATTTATGTTTGTTCAAAATTTAATCTTGGTGCGCTTACTTCAGACTATCCGGAATATCAAAACAGGGAAAGAAGAATGTCGTCTAATGTACTAAAGTTAAAAATGTTCAATGATGATAGACAAAATATTAGCGATATTACAATTTATGGAGTAATAAATAATAAAAGAACAATAAAATATATTAAAAGCGAATATGTAGATTGTACTGCTAAAAATATTACTAAATACAAGGTAATACTTCCAAAAGCGGAAGGTAGCGGTAAATTTGGCGAAATCGTCACAAATCCTACTGTTATTGCTCCTCAATGTGGATACACACATACATTTTATGGAATTGGCGCATTTGAAAATGAAGAGCATGCAAAGAATGTTTTGGTCTACGTAAAAACTAAGTTTGCAAGGGCACTACTAAGTGTTCTAAAGGTTACTCAAAATGTAAACGCCGATACCTGGAGATGTGTTCCACTCCAGGACTTTACGAATAATTCAGATATCGACTGGTCGAAATCTATTGAAGAGGTTGATAAGCAGTTGTATAAAAAATATGATCTAAGCGATAAAGAAATTGCCTTCATAGAAGAAAAAGTTCGCCCAATGGAATAA
- the rpmG gene encoding 50S ribosomal protein L33 yields the protein MAKKNTKRKLIGLVSNLSNHRTYYTTVNTQNRTTKGQGKLTLRKYDPIAKQHATYTETKKNLGRNEVKARKS from the coding sequence ATGGCAAAGAAGAATACGAAACGAAAGCTGATTGGTTTGGTGAGTAACTTGAGCAACCACCGAACTTACTATACTACTGTTAACACCCAGAACCGCACCACAAAAGGTCAGGGTAAATTGACACTACGTAAGTACGACCCAATTGCAAAGCAGCACGCTACTTACACCGAGACTAAGAAAAACCTTGGTCGTAACGAAGTTAAAGCTCGTAAAAGCTAA
- a CDS encoding glycoside hydrolase family 57 protein, whose protein sequence is MNKNKGIVLYLHVHQPWRIREYSIFDVAWKHNYFSGGQNPDQDNQKIFQKVAEKSYLPMNALLEKLLKKYPDFKISLSFSGTFLEQAERFNPEVLESFKRLVKTGQVEILSSPYHHSLAFFYSRKEFERQVELHRWKIREIFGAETRVLANTELAYSDDLAKWAEQDGFKGVLAEGWDPILNWRSPNYVYRPRGTKKIGLLLKNYRLSDDLAFRFSDRKWNEWPLTADKFNTWVEDSVRYAPLLNLFMDYETFGEHQWAESGIFGFFENFVDKWLSADGNTFYTVSEALDANAPAGEISMPSPVTWADAERDLTAWNGNSLQKEALRYVYELEDEVLNSKDEGLISDWRKLQTSDHFYYMGTKNFTDGDVHAYFSPYDSPYDAFLYYMNTIRDMKSRLRK, encoded by the coding sequence ATGAATAAAAATAAAGGAATAGTTTTATATCTACACGTGCACCAACCGTGGCGAATACGCGAGTATAGTATATTTGACGTGGCTTGGAAGCATAATTATTTCTCTGGCGGTCAAAATCCAGATCAGGACAATCAAAAAATATTCCAAAAAGTTGCAGAAAAGTCGTATTTGCCGATGAATGCTTTACTTGAAAAATTATTGAAAAAATATCCTGATTTTAAGATTTCACTGAGTTTTAGTGGAACGTTTTTAGAGCAAGCCGAAAGGTTTAATCCTGAAGTTTTGGAAAGTTTCAAGCGCTTAGTAAAAACTGGTCAAGTAGAAATCTTATCAAGTCCATATCATCACAGTCTGGCGTTTTTCTATTCGCGCAAGGAATTCGAGCGTCAAGTTGAGCTTCATCGCTGGAAGATTCGCGAGATTTTTGGTGCGGAAACTCGAGTTTTAGCAAATACAGAATTGGCATATAGCGATGACTTGGCAAAATGGGCTGAGCAGGATGGTTTTAAGGGTGTGCTGGCTGAAGGCTGGGATCCGATTCTGAATTGGCGCAGTCCGAATTATGTATATCGCCCGAGAGGCACGAAGAAGATTGGATTACTACTTAAGAATTATCGATTGAGTGATGATTTGGCGTTTAGGTTTAGCGATCGAAAATGGAATGAATGGCCGTTGACTGCGGACAAGTTTAATACGTGGGTGGAAGATTCTGTCCGTTACGCGCCACTACTTAACTTGTTCATGGACTATGAAACTTTCGGTGAACATCAATGGGCGGAATCTGGGATTTTCGGCTTCTTTGAGAACTTTGTTGATAAATGGCTGAGTGCTGATGGCAATACTTTCTATACCGTTAGCGAAGCACTGGACGCGAATGCGCCTGCCGGTGAAATAAGTATGCCGTCGCCGGTAACGTGGGCGGACGCCGAGCGGGATTTGACGGCTTGGAACGGAAACAGCCTACAGAAAGAAGCTTTGCGATATGTTTATGAGCTTGAAGATGAGGTCTTGAATAGCAAAGACGAAGGTTTAATTAGCGATTGGCGAAAATTGCAAACTTCAGACCACTTCTATTACATGGGAACGAAGAATTTTACCGACGGCGATGTCCACGCTTATTTTAGTCCGTATGATTCGCCATACGACGCTTTTCTTTACTATATGAATACCATTCGTGATATGAAGTCTCGATTGAGGAAATAG